The following DNA comes from Bacteroidota bacterium.
AATGCTCCTGAAGGAGTGAATATCATAGAATCAGACAAAATCAACTCAATATATAATAAAGAAAAATATGGAATTAATTGACGGGAAAAAGATTTCTGCTGATATAAGGAGTGAATTAGCCATTGAGGTTAATAAAATCAGAGAAGATGGAAAAAAAATCCCCCATCTTGCTGCTATACTAGTTGGTAATAATGGAGCAAGCGAAACATACGTGGCAGCAAAAGTGAAAGCATGTGAACAAACAGGTTTTATATCCTCTCTTTTCAGGTTTCCCGATACAATAAGTGAGAAAGAGCTATTGGTGAAAATTGAAGAAATAAATGCAGATAGGGATATTGATGGATTAATTGTACAGCTTCCCCTCCCAAAACATATAAATGAAGAAAAAGTTACCCTGAAAATTGCAGTTGAAAAAGATGTAGATGGATTTCATCCTGAAAATATCGGTAAAATAGTATTAAATCAATCAGCCTATATTCCTGCCACCCCTTATGGAATATTAAAGTTATTGGAAAGATACAATATACAAACCAGTGGTAAGAATTGTGTTGTTATTGGAAGAAGTAACATAGTTGGCTCACCCATGAGCATATTGATGTCCCGTAATAATTATCCCGGAAATTCAACGGTTACTTTATGCCATTCTAAAACCACCAATTTAAATTATTATACACTTAATGCTGATATAATAATAGTAGCACTTGGTAAACCCGGCTTTTTAAAAGCTGATATGGTAAAACAAGGCGCTGTGGTTATTGATGTAGGCATTACCCGAGTGGAATCCTATAAAACCAAAAGTGGTTATAAGTTATTAGGAGATGTTGATTTTGAAAACGTTGCTCCTAAATGTTCTTATATAACACCAGTTCCAGGTGGAGTAGGGCCTATGACTATTGCCGGTTTGCTACTGAATACGCTTGATGCTTGTAATAATAAAGGGGATTTGAAACTGGTGAGTTCTTAATTTAAAAAACCATAAACCATAGCGAAACCTAAACAGTTACTATTCCTGAAAAACTGTTTTAGTAAGGACTCCGTATTTAGCTTACTGTCAAATTTTTTGATAAAAAACCCATAAAAAACCCAAATAAGTTGCAATTCTGAAAAACTAGTTGGACATTTGCAATATTACGATATGTCATGAAAAAAATATTACTTATAATTATATTATTGGCTTCTTTTTATGAAGCAACAGCTTGTCACGATGCTACACTTACCCAACTTTCGGCTGTAGACAATGGAAACAATACTTATACCTATCAGCTTCGGGTTTGCTTTGGAACGGGTGCCGGTTCGGAAACTTATGGTTTCTGGCTTAATTTTTCCGGGGGCAATCTAATAGGGTATCCATCAAGTGTCACAGGGCCTACTACCGGTAATGTAAAACCGGCCAGCGTACCTCCTGTTTCGGGAACCGGCAAAATAGAATACGGGGACTGGGACAATACAGGAAGTACTCTCTTGTCTGGAGCCTTAAATACGGACTGTTTGACTCTTACGCTTACTTTTGATGCGCCTATTACAAGTGCAACTTTCGGTGGTATCCAACCCGGATTGTCTTGTGCTGCAAAAACTATTACTACTACCTCGTGTTTTGCAGGTTTTGCAAACTATACTGTTGCGATCCAATCGGATAATTGCGGGGGAAATATTTCCTTTAATTTTAAAAATGCTTCGGGAACTACTATTTTATCTCAAACCGGACTTTCTTCAAACGGAACCTTGTATTCTTACAGTATATGTGCTGGGTGTGCCGAAACATTTACAATAAACGCTCCTGCAGTAACAACAGGACCTTCTCAATGCCCCGCAGGCTTATGTTGTGGAAACGGAAACGGGTATTATACAGTTTATGATGCTACGGGGGCTGTTATAGTTTCCTCCACTATGCAGGGACTTGCTACGCAAACAACAAATGTTTCTGTTTGTTTTGTGTTGCCCATTGAACTTATATCTTTTGATGCCAATGCCTTAGAAAATGAAATAGTGCTGGAATGGGTTACCGCAACAGAAGTTAACAATGATTATTTTACTATTGAAAGGTCTTCAAATGGTGTTGATTTTATAGAAATAGATAAGGTAGCAGGCGCTGGAAACAGCAGCGTTATAAAAAGCTACAAATACATAGACAGGCCTAATTCAAAGGGGATTTTCTATTATAGATTAACACAAACAGATTATGATAATACATCAATCATGACAGATATAGTTGCTGTTGAAGCAAAGAAAGTTTTTGGTAACAATAAGATTTATCCAAATCCTGCATCAGGTTCTATTAATTTTATAGTTGAGTCAATGATGGATGATCCCATTGGAGAGGTGGTTGTTTTGGATATTTCCGGAAAAGTTATGATTAGTGAGAAAATTATAATCAAAAAAGGAGTAAATGCTACTTCTTTAAATGTCACATCATTGCCTCCCGGCATTTATTTTACTTCTGTAAAACATAATGAGGAAGTAATTAAAGGCAGGTTTGTAAAGAATTAGATCATTAAAATTTTGCGCTTTATAAAACAAATTAGTTAAAATAAGGCCAATGTCTTCCTAAACATATTAATGAAGATAAAGGGAAAATAGCTGTGGAAAAGCATGTAGATGGGGTTCATCAGGAAAATAATATTGGGACAACCAGCATACATACCTGCCACTCCTTTTGGAATATTGCAGCTTTGCTTTTAAATACTCTGGATGCAAGTAAGAAAAAAGGAAATTTAAAATCGGAAAATATTAATTCCAATAGAGATTAATAGCTTAAAGAATTTATAAAAGCAAGTATAAGTTTGTTTAGTGAAACCTTGCTTTTAATTCTTCCTGTAAATCAAAATCAATTGTTCTCAGAATTTTTTTATTCCAGAATTATTTTATGGATTTCTGTAGAATTATCCTCAGAATAAATAGCCAGAAAATAAACTCCTTTGCTTTTTGCATTTTTTTTAGAAAAATTAATCGATGGCATATTTACAACATCCTCTGCAAATACAACTTCTCCGAGTAAATTGAGTAACTCTATCTTTTTAACAGGTATATCTCCGGCTACATTTATTAAACCGTTAGAAGGATTTGGGTAAACAGAATACTTGTTATTCGTTACTTTGTATTTATGAATACCCACAGGTGCTTGAACCTGGAATTCATGGGTAAAAGTTTGTCCTTGAAAAACAACTTCAAATCTCCAGCTGCCTGAAGGTGCGTTTGAAGGAAGATTGTATCCCCAATACCAATATGAGGCTGAATAATGAGCAGGAGTCATGCTGTGATTCCATGAACCAAAAATGGAGTTATCTGGCCTGTAAATTTTATATGCAAATTCTGGTTGGCTCGCTGGTCATGATAATAAGCAGCAAAATAAATTGGATCCCCCGGCTGATAATTGTTTTCTGCGTTCATAGAATGAGGATTGGGGCAACTGTTTATTACTGGTGGTGCCGAATGAGTCATTAAAACATTCACAGTAGATTCATAATAGGGTTTTTGAACATTCCACATTGAAGGTGCTGTATTGTTACAATCTCCATAATAGGGGTCAATAACATTGTTATCGTTATCCTGAATCTCAAAATGTAAATGAGGACCTGTGGATGAACCTGAACTGCCTATCAGTCCTAAGTATTCCCCTGCAATCACAGCATCTCCGGCTATCTTTGATGTTAATGAATTCATTTTAAGATGACCATACCAAACAACAGTGTTGTCGGAATGGATTATGCAGACTACATTCCAGTTTAAGTTATTCATCGCGCAATTTTTATCGAAATTCCCGTCTTCTTTATATAGAATAATACCAGGTGCTGCAGCAATTACTTCCACATGATTGTTATCCATCATATTAATATCGAAGGGCCATGTAAAAATATCTTGACCTTGATGGTTATACCCGTTTTGGGTATCATAGGTCCTTACTCCGCAATTGTAATCCTGCAAGAGATTTGGAAAATTTGGATTGTGATCAACAAAGTTAGAAACTGCATAATAAGAGTAATAGTTGTAGGTTGAAGCTTGTTTAAGGGGCCAATCCAATAACACACTTCTACTTTCATTCTTTGGATCTTTTTTAATAATTTTCTTTTCAATGAATTGTTGCCTGTTTTCTTTCAAAATACTGTCCATTCTAGCTCTTTGTTCAGGGCTTACACATTCTGTATTTGTGAATTTGTACTCTCCACCGCCTTGTGAAATATAATTCTGAGCCTTAACTTAAGTTAATTGTAAAAAGCACAAGTGTGAAAATCAGTGTAAACTTCATAGAATAGGATTTTAGAAAAACAGTTAATTGCAAAATAAAACTCAAAAAAAAGGGACTAAAAGGTTCGATAATCCATTAGAATTATTGATATGTTCAGGTAAAAGTAAAGAAATAAATATAAAATTGAATTAAGGAACAGATGGTTTTCAAAATAATTTTTAAGATGGGGTATTGAAATAGTTCTGTCAGAAGGCTTTTTATGATTACCAAAGCAAAATATAAGTAACTAAAAATAA
Coding sequences within:
- a CDS encoding T9SS type A sorting domain-containing protein, with protein sequence MKKILLIIILLASFYEATACHDATLTQLSAVDNGNNTYTYQLRVCFGTGAGSETYGFWLNFSGGNLIGYPSSVTGPTTGNVKPASVPPVSGTGKIEYGDWDNTGSTLLSGALNTDCLTLTLTFDAPITSATFGGIQPGLSCAAKTITTTSCFAGFANYTVAIQSDNCGGNISFNFKNASGTTILSQTGLSSNGTLYSYSICAGCAETFTINAPAVTTGPSQCPAGLCCGNGNGYYTVYDATGAVIVSSTMQGLATQTTNVSVCFVLPIELISFDANALENEIVLEWVTATEVNNDYFTIERSSNGVDFIEIDKVAGAGNSSVIKSYKYIDRPNSKGIFYYRLTQTDYDNTSIMTDIVAVEAKKVFGNNKIYPNPASGSINFIVESMMDDPIGEVVVLDISGKVMISEKIIIKKGVNATSLNVTSLPPGIYFTSVKHNEEVIKGRFVKN
- a CDS encoding bifunctional 5,10-methylene-tetrahydrofolate dehydrogenase/5,10-methylene-tetrahydrofolate cyclohydrolase (catalyzes the formation of 5,10-methenyltetrahydrofolate from 5,10-methylenetetrahydrofolate and subsequent formation of 10-formyltetrahydrofolate from 5,10-methenyltetrahydrofolate), producing the protein MELIDGKKISADIRSELAIEVNKIREDGKKIPHLAAILVGNNGASETYVAAKVKACEQTGFISSLFRFPDTISEKELLVKIEEINADRDIDGLIVQLPLPKHINEEKVTLKIAVEKDVDGFHPENIGKIVLNQSAYIPATPYGILKLLERYNIQTSGKNCVVIGRSNIVGSPMSILMSRNNYPGNSTVTLCHSKTTNLNYYTLNADIIIVALGKPGFLKADMVKQGAVVIDVGITRVESYKTKSGYKLLGDVDFENVAPKCSYITPVPGGVGPMTIAGLLLNTLDACNNKGDLKLVSS
- a CDS encoding M23 family metallopeptidase produces the protein MDSILKENRQQFIEKKIIKKDPKNESRSVLLDWPLKQASTYNYYSYYAVSNFVDHNPNFPNLLQDYNCGVRTYDTQNGYNHQGQDIFTWPFDINMMDNNHVEVIAAAPGIILYKEDGNFDKNCAMNNLNWNVVCIIHSDNTVVWYGHLKMNSLTSKIAGDAVIAGEYLGLIGSSGSSTGPHLHFEIQDNDNNVIDPYYGDCNNTAPSMWNVQKPYYESTVNVLMTHSAPPVINSCPNPHSMNAENNYQPGDPIYFAAYYHDQRANQNLHIKFTGQITPFLVHGITA
- a CDS encoding T9SS type A sorting domain-containing protein gives rise to the protein MTPAHYSASYWYWGYNLPSNAPSGSWRFEVVFQGQTFTHEFQVQAPVGIHKYKVTNNKYSVYPNPSNGLINVAGDIPVKKIELLNLLGEVVFAEDVVNMPSINFSKKNAKSKGVYFLAIYSEDNSTEIHKIILE